A genomic stretch from Marinifilum sp. JC120 includes:
- a CDS encoding 5-methyltetrahydropteroyltriglutamate--homocysteine S-methyltransferase yields the protein MLTHTLGYPRMGSNRELKRKLESYWKGQAEADDLGLTAKKLRELHWNDQKQAGVELLPVGDFSYYDHMLDNAVRFGVVPARYNVEGSKASLDDYFRMARGEAGENGVAAMEMTKWFDTNYHYLVPEFKEDQEFFLADEALLEQVDEAGLLGHRIKAVLPGPLTFLQLGKCADQEFDRLDLLEKLILVYVELIEKLSAKCEWIQFDEPILALDLDESVRKLFNPVYRTFKEAASNSKILVASYFGGLGDNLETAASLPVDALHVDLVRGAQDLEPLLAKLADNLRLSLGVVDGRNIWRADLDKAVAAVKSANTVLGEERVLVAPSCSLLHVPFDLDLEIQLDAEIKSWMAFARQKCAEIRIVADAVGGREVEGELAENRKILEVRKNSPRVNNQQVAQRLDALKPADYLRNSVYEKRAEIQRGLGFPILPTTTIGSFPQTSEVRSTRSGFKNGRIERADYESFMRGYIEDCIRRQEEIGLDVLVHGEPERNDMVEYFGENFDGYCFTSNGWVQSYGSRCVKPPVIFGDVSRPGPITVDWINYARSLSDREVKGMLTGPVTILCWSFVRDDQPRSETCRQIALAVRDEVADLEKSGVKVIQIDEPALREGLPLRKSEQPEYLKWAEECFRLSASCVEDATQIHTHMCYCEFDEIMNSIAALDADVISIEASRSRMELLGSFNRFSYPNEVGPGVYDIHSPAIPAADDMALLLEKALEVIPAERLWVNPDCGLKTRKWDEVVPALKNMVQAAETVRRKIQ from the coding sequence ATGCTGACGCACACTTTAGGCTACCCCAGAATGGGCAGTAACCGTGAACTCAAACGAAAACTTGAATCTTACTGGAAGGGCCAAGCCGAGGCGGATGATCTTGGACTGACCGCCAAAAAACTTCGCGAATTGCATTGGAATGATCAGAAGCAGGCTGGAGTTGAGTTACTGCCGGTCGGTGATTTTTCCTACTACGACCATATGCTTGATAATGCGGTGAGATTTGGAGTTGTCCCCGCTAGATATAATGTTGAAGGCAGCAAGGCCTCCCTTGATGATTATTTCAGAATGGCACGTGGTGAAGCCGGTGAAAACGGTGTGGCTGCCATGGAAATGACCAAGTGGTTCGACACCAACTATCACTACCTAGTGCCTGAATTTAAAGAGGATCAGGAATTCTTTCTTGCTGACGAAGCTTTGCTTGAACAGGTTGACGAAGCTGGACTGCTTGGACACAGAATTAAAGCTGTCCTGCCCGGACCATTGACCTTTTTGCAACTGGGTAAGTGCGCGGATCAGGAATTTGACCGTCTTGATTTGCTGGAAAAACTGATTCTCGTTTATGTGGAACTGATCGAAAAGCTGTCCGCAAAATGCGAGTGGATTCAATTTGATGAGCCGATTTTGGCCCTTGATCTCGACGAATCCGTGCGTAAACTTTTCAACCCTGTTTACCGCACTTTCAAGGAAGCAGCTTCAAATTCCAAAATTCTTGTTGCCTCTTATTTTGGCGGTCTTGGTGATAATTTGGAAACCGCAGCCTCTTTGCCTGTTGATGCTTTGCACGTCGACCTCGTGCGTGGTGCGCAGGATCTTGAACCGCTTTTGGCGAAGCTGGCAGATAACTTGAGACTTTCCCTCGGCGTAGTGGATGGCAGGAATATCTGGCGGGCTGATCTCGATAAAGCTGTTGCTGCTGTGAAGTCCGCAAACACTGTGCTTGGCGAAGAACGGGTGCTGGTGGCTCCTTCATGCTCACTTCTGCATGTTCCCTTTGATCTTGACCTTGAGATTCAGTTGGATGCGGAGATAAAATCATGGATGGCTTTTGCTCGTCAGAAATGCGCTGAGATCAGAATTGTTGCTGATGCCGTAGGCGGCAGAGAGGTTGAGGGGGAGCTTGCTGAAAACCGCAAAATCCTTGAAGTCCGTAAAAATAGCCCACGCGTAAATAACCAGCAGGTAGCCCAGAGGTTGGATGCGCTTAAGCCCGCTGATTATCTTCGTAACTCTGTTTATGAAAAACGTGCTGAAATCCAGCGCGGGCTTGGTTTTCCCATCCTGCCCACAACCACCATCGGTTCATTTCCCCAAACCTCCGAAGTCCGTTCTACCAGAAGTGGTTTCAAGAATGGCCGCATTGAGCGTGCTGATTACGAAAGTTTTATGCGCGGATATATTGAAGATTGTATCCGCCGTCAGGAGGAAATCGGACTTGATGTGCTGGTTCACGGTGAACCTGAACGCAACGACATGGTCGAGTATTTCGGGGAAAACTTTGACGGCTACTGCTTTACCTCCAACGGTTGGGTACAGAGTTACGGTTCCCGCTGCGTGAAACCCCCGGTTATTTTCGGTGATGTTTCCCGCCCCGGTCCCATTACTGTGGATTGGATCAACTATGCCCGTTCCCTCTCCGACCGTGAAGTCAAGGGGATGCTCACCGGACCGGTAACCATTCTTTGTTGGAGCTTTGTGCGTGATGACCAGCCTCGCAGTGAAACCTGCCGTCAGATTGCACTGGCAGTGCGTGACGAGGTGGCTGATCTTGAAAAGAGCGGTGTGAAGGTCATTCAAATTGACGAACCCGCCCTGCGTGAAGGTTTGCCTCTGCGTAAATCTGAGCAGCCGGAGTATCTGAAATGGGCGGAGGAGTGCTTCCGTCTCTCCGCTTCCTGCGTTGAGGATGCCACCCAGATTCACACTCACATGTGCTATTGCGAATTTGATGAAATTATGAATTCCATTGCCGCCCTTGATGCTGATGTGATCAGCATTGAGGCCAGTCGCAGCCGTATGGAACTCTTGGGCAGCTTCAACCGGTTCAGCTATCCCAATGAAGTCGGTCCCGGTGTTTACGATATCCACAGCCCTGCAATTCCGGCAGCTGATGATATGGCCCTGCTGCTTGAGAAAGCTCTGGAAGTTATTCCCGCAGAACGGCTCTGGGTGAATCCCGATTGCGGGCTAAAGACCCGTAAATGGGATGAGGTTGTTCCGGCCCTTAAGAATATGGTTCAGGCGGCTGAAACAGTACGTCGGAAAATTCAGTAA
- a CDS encoding glycine betaine/L-proline ABC transporter ATP-binding protein, whose product MKKLVVENVTKIFGTNPQKGLKLVREGLDKETIFNQTGLSVGVNQASFSANEGELLVIMGLSGSGKSTLVRCINRLIEPTDGKVLVDGVDVTSLDGPDLRKLSQKKLGMVFQNFALLPHKTIYENVEFGLDLMGKPAAEKRKVSEAMLSQVGLEGWGDSYPSQLSGGMQQRVGLARALALDPDILLMDEAFSALDPLIRRDMQDELIKLQKRMHKTIIFISHDLDEALKLGDRIVLMKDGVIVQTGTPEEILTEPANDYVRRFVEDVDATKVLTAENVMKKAEAVVYVAVDGPRAALRKMRKNNISSIFALNSSDHVLGIVHAADAAKAVETGNKKLEDIIQPARSVSAETPALELYPMRSESGWPLAVVDTNNEFIGVVVSGNLIAAVAEYGPDPSI is encoded by the coding sequence ATGAAAAAATTAGTTGTCGAGAACGTTACAAAAATATTCGGAACAAATCCGCAGAAGGGTTTAAAATTAGTCCGTGAAGGACTGGATAAAGAAACAATCTTCAATCAGACGGGACTCAGTGTGGGAGTCAACCAAGCTTCCTTCTCCGCCAATGAGGGTGAGTTACTAGTCATCATGGGTCTTTCCGGCAGCGGGAAATCAACCCTTGTACGCTGCATCAACCGTCTTATTGAACCCACCGACGGTAAGGTACTGGTGGACGGTGTGGACGTAACCTCACTGGACGGGCCGGACCTGCGGAAATTAAGCCAAAAAAAGCTGGGCATGGTTTTTCAGAACTTTGCGCTTCTGCCCCACAAGACCATCTATGAAAACGTTGAATTCGGCTTGGACCTTATGGGCAAGCCAGCTGCTGAAAAACGGAAAGTTTCCGAAGCAATGCTTTCTCAGGTTGGACTTGAAGGCTGGGGAGACAGCTACCCCTCACAACTCTCCGGCGGCATGCAACAGCGTGTCGGATTAGCGCGCGCCCTTGCCCTTGACCCGGATATCCTGCTCATGGATGAAGCTTTTTCTGCTCTTGATCCACTCATTCGCCGTGATATGCAGGATGAACTGATCAAATTGCAAAAACGCATGCACAAGACCATAATCTTCATCAGCCATGACCTCGACGAGGCCTTGAAACTGGGTGACCGCATAGTACTCATGAAGGACGGAGTGATCGTCCAGACAGGCACCCCCGAAGAAATTCTCACCGAACCAGCCAACGACTACGTCAGACGTTTTGTAGAAGATGTGGACGCCACCAAGGTACTCACAGCGGAAAACGTCATGAAAAAAGCAGAAGCAGTCGTCTACGTTGCTGTGGACGGACCGCGCGCTGCCCTGCGTAAAATGCGCAAAAACAATATTTCATCTATTTTTGCTCTCAATTCAAGCGACCATGTACTCGGCATCGTCCATGCTGCTGATGCGGCAAAAGCCGTTGAAACCGGAAACAAAAAGCTTGAAGACATAATTCAACCTGCCCGCAGTGTCTCTGCTGAGACTCCTGCGCTGGAACTATATCCCATGAGATCCGAATCCGGTTGGCCCCTTGCCGTCGTAGATACAAACAATGAATTTATCGGTGTTGTGGTCAGCGGTAACCTTATAGCCGCAGTAGCTGAATACGGACCGGACCCGTCAATTTAA
- a CDS encoding proline/glycine betaine ABC transporter permease — protein MYKFPKALEIPLADWVNAGMAWVMDNWGEFFDALGSVLLQLLIALQQFFLMIPWPVTIIGVGVAGWWLLGSWKRGLGMSAMLFTIGCFGYWKLTMMTLALVTGAVFISLAVGIPVGIWMARSDRVETIIKPILDAMQTMPSFVYLIPVMMLFGLGKVPALFATIIYSMPPIIRLTNVGIREVPKDVIEAARAFGATPMQTLFKVQLPLARPTIVVGINQTTMMALAMVVVASMIGAKGLGMEVLVAINRIDIGMGFEAGLSIVFLAIIIDRLTHAMAVRNTHDAK, from the coding sequence ATGTATAAGTTTCCAAAAGCTCTGGAAATACCACTGGCTGACTGGGTAAATGCAGGAATGGCATGGGTCATGGATAACTGGGGGGAATTTTTCGACGCCCTCGGCAGTGTCCTTTTGCAACTCCTTATTGCGCTACAGCAGTTCTTCCTCATGATTCCGTGGCCTGTAACAATAATCGGCGTAGGTGTGGCGGGCTGGTGGCTGCTCGGCAGCTGGAAAAGAGGACTGGGCATGTCGGCCATGCTGTTCACTATCGGCTGCTTCGGTTACTGGAAGCTGACCATGATGACTCTGGCACTGGTCACCGGCGCGGTCTTCATATCCCTTGCCGTAGGTATTCCTGTGGGAATATGGATGGCTAGAAGCGACCGCGTGGAAACCATCATCAAACCGATACTCGATGCCATGCAGACCATGCCGAGCTTTGTCTACCTGATCCCGGTAATGATGCTCTTCGGCCTTGGAAAGGTGCCCGCGCTTTTCGCAACCATTATCTATTCCATGCCGCCGATCATCCGCCTGACCAATGTGGGAATCCGTGAGGTGCCCAAGGACGTGATTGAAGCGGCCCGGGCCTTTGGTGCTACTCCCATGCAGACTCTGTTCAAGGTACAGTTGCCACTGGCAAGGCCGACCATTGTTGTGGGCATCAACCAGACAACCATGATGGCTCTGGCCATGGTCGTTGTAGCCTCCATGATCGGGGCCAAAGGGCTGGGTATGGAAGTTCTGGTAGCCATTAACCGCATTGATATCGGTATGGGCTTTGAAGCCGGACTGTCTATCGTGTTTCTAGCGATCATAATTGACCGTCTGACCCACGCCATGGCCGTGCGTAATACACACGACGCCAAATAA
- a CDS encoding ABC transporter substrate-binding protein translates to MIKTKSHTMFWIAGIVFAAMFSILPVNSAQAADKPVIFADLNWDSIQIHNRIAGFIIEHGYGTDVEYIPAGTAIAYEAIMRGDMDVDMESWTSNSQHLYDKGIKSGTLFDLGANFKDAREGLMVPTYMIKGDPKRGIKPMTPELKTVADLAKYPEFFKDPEDPSMGLIYSGVTGWTATQKTEQKLKNYGLDESFNMLAPGSDAALAGSMVSAYKRGKGWVGYYWGPTWVMGMIDMTFLEEAPYDPKVWNETRLCDYPNSDVNIIVGKSLMKRAPKIIEMFKNYETTMAMTNECLAYMKNEKANLEEVAEWFLKNNEDIWTKWVPADKAAKIKAALN, encoded by the coding sequence ATGATTAAAACTAAATCACATACAATGTTTTGGATTGCAGGCATTGTTTTCGCAGCAATGTTTAGCATTTTGCCCGTTAACTCCGCTCAGGCGGCAGACAAACCGGTAATTTTCGCTGACCTCAACTGGGACAGCATCCAGATCCACAACCGCATTGCGGGATTCATAATTGAACACGGTTACGGCACAGACGTAGAATATATCCCCGCCGGAACCGCCATTGCATATGAAGCAATCATGCGAGGCGACATGGACGTGGACATGGAATCCTGGACCTCAAACTCACAGCACCTCTACGATAAAGGGATCAAATCCGGCACTCTTTTTGACCTCGGCGCGAACTTCAAGGATGCCCGTGAAGGGTTGATGGTTCCCACCTACATGATCAAGGGCGATCCCAAACGCGGCATCAAACCCATGACACCGGAACTCAAAACAGTTGCAGATCTTGCCAAGTACCCTGAATTTTTCAAAGATCCTGAAGACCCTTCCATGGGCCTCATATATTCCGGCGTAACCGGATGGACCGCCACCCAGAAGACCGAACAGAAACTGAAAAACTACGGACTGGACGAGAGTTTTAATATGCTCGCTCCCGGTTCCGATGCCGCACTGGCAGGCTCAATGGTATCCGCTTACAAACGCGGCAAGGGCTGGGTTGGATACTACTGGGGTCCCACCTGGGTAATGGGCATGATCGATATGACCTTCCTTGAGGAAGCCCCCTATGATCCTAAAGTATGGAACGAGACCAGACTCTGCGATTACCCCAACTCCGATGTTAACATCATCGTGGGCAAATCCCTGATGAAGCGTGCTCCCAAAATCATCGAGATGTTCAAGAACTACGAAACCACCATGGCCATGACCAACGAGTGTCTCGCCTACATGAAAAATGAAAAGGCAAACCTTGAAGAGGTCGCCGAGTGGTTCCTTAAGAATAATGAAGACATCTGGACCAAATGGGTTCCCGCAGACAAAGCAGCCAAGATCAAGGCCGCACTTAACTAA
- a CDS encoding methylenetetrahydrofolate reductase [NAD(P)H] has protein sequence MQVAQNINEAGQFFSFEFFPPKDKSTWPVFMERAARLAALNPLFASVTYGAGGTSHDNSLEICSLLKKDMGIDILAHLTCVGASEKSIDEFVGRLGEAGVSDILALGGDGVKDANGDGQSRFMHASDLVEYVDEKFSGVGMAVAGYPGGHPESPSIVKDIEVHNSKLSKGADFTMTQLFFDNRLYFDYVDRLAEIGSSAPVIPGVLPIQSLGSLRRIMSLCGAAIPGDLYCGVEKAFEKGGDEAVMEFGFDFARKQITDLLDKGAPGVHIYSLNRAAMCERLITNLKSDGYFC, from the coding sequence ATGCAGGTGGCACAGAATATCAATGAAGCTGGACAGTTCTTTTCCTTTGAATTTTTTCCGCCCAAGGATAAATCCACATGGCCCGTATTTATGGAAAGGGCCGCAAGACTGGCCGCGCTGAATCCCCTTTTCGCATCGGTAACTTACGGAGCAGGCGGTACCAGCCACGACAATTCACTTGAAATATGTTCCCTGCTTAAAAAGGATATGGGTATTGATATTCTCGCCCATCTGACTTGTGTGGGTGCCAGCGAGAAGTCCATAGACGAGTTTGTCGGCCGCCTTGGCGAGGCCGGCGTCTCGGATATTCTGGCTCTCGGTGGAGATGGGGTTAAAGATGCCAACGGTGACGGTCAGAGTCGTTTCATGCATGCCTCCGACCTTGTGGAGTATGTGGACGAGAAATTTTCCGGAGTGGGAATGGCTGTGGCCGGGTATCCCGGTGGACATCCTGAATCTCCTTCCATTGTCAAAGATATTGAAGTTCACAATTCCAAGCTTTCCAAAGGAGCTGATTTCACCATGACTCAGCTTTTCTTTGATAACAGGCTCTATTTCGATTATGTGGACAGGCTGGCCGAGATTGGCAGTTCTGCTCCGGTTATTCCCGGTGTGTTGCCTATTCAGTCCTTAGGCTCTCTGCGCCGGATCATGTCTCTGTGCGGTGCGGCAATCCCCGGTGATCTTTATTGCGGGGTGGAAAAGGCCTTTGAAAAGGGCGGTGATGAAGCGGTTATGGAATTCGGTTTTGACTTTGCGCGTAAGCAGATTACGGACCTGCTCGATAAGGGGGCACCCGGAGTTCATATCTACAGTCTGAATCGCGCAGCCATGTGTGAGAGGCTGATTACGAATTTGAAGAGCGACGGATATTTTTGTTAA
- a CDS encoding cytochrome bd-type quinol oxidase subunit 1-like protein: MEYPIWHLTTFGGGFWIALIATVHVFVAQFAVGGGLFLVVTEKLAYKTGSDELLDYVKKHSKFFLLLTMVFGGGTGVALWFTMALLSPQGTLVLVREFLFAWATEWVWFVGEIIALLIYYYYWEKMNRRDHLLMGWFYFLFAFLSLFTINGVISFMLTPGVWLETRNFWDAIFNPTFWPALFFRTALCGMLAGLFGFVTAARIKDKSLRCMLVRFCGIWTLTGLVLTIFSGYWYLGSLPAEQAMLIVHKSHRVAFFMQVFKYTAPVLLFGGLFMAICAPGKVNFSSAMVMLVVALMFYGSFEFVREAGRKPYVVWDEVYSTNITVEQAEELKGKPILQNSKWVPQDLREINDDNRLRVGEWLYQMQCAPCHAINGPMNDIVRRTSKYTTAGLDAFISGMGKVNKYMPEFLGIAEERKALAEYIHSVGPGYNPALPEPEEAELTPAPFEADQEYVLMAWPLEGLRLIIDKDRTMSISDKGSIVRAQLILRGDSPEIMTDDVKIVCKPQGMDKSFELSAEDGYFQSSPIDILPYTTEAYQPLPPVEVQALDAEGNVLASTTIVLPVSTRPGCNNCHGGGWDIPEQGGFSAQTAADIAGVHDRDNKTNFKQRIKDGEIIDCMACHDGEMQLNLSTALHGFHAVYLADRENDACMMCHPQESLRGVHVDAGMECVNCHGSMENHSLALLKGEEQKPAAKQLMKLITPVDYDLDEINPRQPWEQQPDCLTCHVEFADPDSDSAFNEWTEDKEGLFRNRKDEMDAVMCAACHNAPHAIFPAANERDNLRPLQYMGEAQPMGAAGTCTVCHEDEMGYPAHHPGMGLEE, encoded by the coding sequence ATGGAATATCCAATCTGGCACCTTACAACTTTCGGCGGTGGTTTCTGGATCGCGCTTATTGCGACTGTGCATGTTTTTGTGGCTCAGTTTGCTGTTGGCGGTGGCTTGTTTCTGGTGGTGACTGAGAAACTGGCCTACAAAACCGGTTCCGATGAACTGCTTGATTACGTTAAAAAGCATTCCAAATTTTTCCTGCTGCTGACCATGGTCTTCGGCGGAGGAACCGGGGTGGCACTTTGGTTTACCATGGCCTTGCTCAGTCCGCAGGGGACCCTTGTCTTGGTTCGTGAATTCCTGTTTGCATGGGCTACGGAATGGGTCTGGTTCGTTGGCGAGATCATCGCTTTGCTCATTTATTATTACTATTGGGAGAAGATGAACCGCCGTGACCACCTGCTCATGGGTTGGTTTTATTTTCTTTTTGCTTTCCTGTCCCTGTTCACCATCAACGGGGTGATTTCTTTCATGCTGACCCCCGGAGTGTGGCTGGAAACACGCAATTTCTGGGATGCCATATTCAACCCCACCTTCTGGCCCGCGCTCTTTTTCCGTACCGCACTTTGCGGCATGCTGGCCGGGCTGTTCGGCTTTGTTACTGCGGCGCGGATTAAGGATAAAAGCCTGCGCTGCATGCTGGTCCGTTTCTGCGGTATCTGGACTCTGACCGGACTCGTCCTGACTATCTTTTCCGGGTATTGGTATCTCGGTAGCTTACCTGCGGAACAGGCTATGCTAATTGTGCATAAATCGCATCGGGTGGCCTTTTTCATGCAAGTTTTCAAGTATACCGCTCCGGTACTACTCTTTGGCGGTTTATTCATGGCTATCTGTGCGCCGGGGAAGGTTAACTTCAGTTCGGCCATGGTCATGTTGGTGGTAGCCTTGATGTTTTACGGTTCATTTGAATTCGTGCGTGAGGCAGGCCGTAAGCCCTATGTGGTTTGGGACGAAGTCTATTCCACCAACATCACTGTGGAACAGGCTGAGGAATTGAAAGGGAAACCTATCCTGCAAAACTCCAAATGGGTTCCGCAGGATCTGCGTGAAATAAACGATGATAATCGACTCAGAGTTGGTGAATGGCTTTATCAGATGCAGTGCGCTCCCTGTCATGCCATTAACGGTCCCATGAACGACATTGTGCGCCGCACATCCAAATATACCACAGCCGGATTGGATGCTTTCATCTCCGGTATGGGCAAAGTTAATAAGTATATGCCCGAATTTTTGGGCATAGCTGAAGAGCGTAAAGCTCTTGCAGAATATATACACTCCGTGGGGCCGGGTTATAATCCCGCCTTGCCGGAACCCGAAGAAGCCGAGCTTACGCCCGCACCATTTGAAGCTGATCAGGAATATGTGCTCATGGCTTGGCCGTTGGAAGGGTTGCGTTTGATTATTGATAAAGACCGGACCATGTCTATTTCTGATAAGGGCAGCATTGTCCGCGCGCAGCTCATCCTGCGCGGTGATTCACCGGAAATAATGACAGATGATGTAAAGATTGTTTGCAAGCCGCAGGGTATGGATAAGAGTTTTGAGCTAAGCGCGGAAGACGGCTATTTCCAGTCTTCGCCCATCGACATTCTGCCCTACACCACTGAAGCTTATCAGCCTCTACCTCCGGTGGAAGTGCAGGCTCTAGATGCTGAGGGCAATGTCCTTGCCTCCACGACCATTGTGCTTCCTGTTTCCACCCGTCCGGGGTGTAACAATTGTCATGGCGGCGGTTGGGATATACCGGAGCAGGGTGGATTTTCAGCGCAGACCGCAGCAGATATCGCAGGTGTGCATGATCGGGATAACAAGACTAACTTCAAGCAGCGTATTAAGGATGGCGAAATCATAGATTGCATGGCTTGTCATGATGGCGAGATGCAACTTAACCTGTCCACGGCCTTGCATGGCTTCCATGCGGTTTACCTCGCAGACAGGGAAAACGATGCTTGCATGATGTGCCATCCGCAGGAAAGTCTGCGCGGGGTGCATGTTGATGCTGGAATGGAGTGTGTGAATTGTCATGGCTCCATGGAGAACCATTCGCTTGCCTTACTTAAGGGCGAGGAGCAGAAACCTGCGGCCAAGCAGCTCATGAAGCTGATTACTCCAGTCGATTATGATCTGGATGAGATCAACCCACGTCAGCCGTGGGAGCAGCAGCCTGACTGCCTGACCTGTCATGTTGAATTTGCTGATCCTGATTCCGATTCGGCCTTCAATGAATGGACCGAAGATAAGGAAGGCTTATTCCGCAACCGCAAGGATGAGATGGATGCGGTAATGTGCGCAGCCTGCCACAATGCTCCGCATGCTATATTCCCGGCAGCTAACGAGCGCGACAATCTGCGGCCATTGCAATACATGGGCGAAGCACAGCCTATGGGAGCAGCCGGAACATGCACTGTGTGCCATGAGGATGAAATGGGCTACCCGGCTCACCATCCCGGAATGGGATTGGAAGAATAA
- a CDS encoding DEAD/DEAH box helicase — translation MEKFRNLGLSDATIEALEKKGFTAPTPIQEKTIPMLLSGEKDIVGQAQTGTGKTAAFGLPIIENIREGAGHVQAIVLTPTRELAMQVADEIMSFRGKRKIFVATVYGGQPMLPQLKALKRGVDIVVGTPGRVLDHIRRKTLNLSQINNFVLDEADEMCNMGFLEEVSEIMEHAGEDRRTLLFSATMPPEVMRIAKKFMGDYDVIAVKREKNEAQLTELLFHEVNERDRFEALCRVVDAQNEFYGLVFCRTRADADRVAGALGERGYPAEPIHGDLSQARREDILMRFRKRRCKILVATDVAARGIDVPDLSHVVNFALPQDPQSFVHRIGRTGRAGKKGVAVTLISPREFGKLRYITKVTQLRVDKKPLPTIDQVIDVKKSRMGAELSEIVEAGKHLSYLDLAHELLEDVDPIEAVAALLKHSQGGVLDKRSYRKIDECGGPNAGGPRGRVRFTAGVGRSHGMTPRKLVDMICRRARINPVRIQHVKIQGRQSTFTVPAGDSDNVMRTVNRASQNERPLLKRG, via the coding sequence ATGGAAAAATTTAGAAATTTAGGCCTTTCCGACGCTACTATTGAAGCCCTCGAAAAAAAAGGTTTTACCGCTCCCACCCCTATTCAGGAAAAGACCATCCCCATGCTCCTTTCCGGCGAGAAGGACATCGTGGGTCAGGCTCAGACCGGAACAGGTAAAACAGCAGCTTTCGGCCTGCCTATCATTGAAAACATCCGCGAAGGTGCCGGACATGTTCAGGCGATTGTCCTGACCCCGACCCGCGAGCTTGCCATGCAGGTTGCGGATGAAATTATGTCTTTCCGTGGCAAGCGCAAAATTTTCGTTGCCACTGTTTACGGCGGCCAGCCCATGCTTCCGCAGCTCAAAGCCCTTAAACGCGGCGTGGATATCGTAGTTGGTACCCCCGGTCGTGTACTAGACCACATCCGCCGCAAGACCCTCAACCTTTCCCAGATCAACAACTTCGTACTCGATGAAGCTGACGAAATGTGCAACATGGGCTTTCTTGAAGAAGTCTCCGAGATCATGGAACACGCTGGCGAAGACCGCCGCACCCTGCTCTTTTCCGCTACCATGCCTCCCGAAGTCATGCGTATCGCAAAGAAATTCATGGGCGATTATGATGTCATCGCAGTTAAACGCGAGAAAAACGAAGCACAGCTCACCGAGCTCCTTTTTCACGAAGTTAATGAGCGTGACCGCTTTGAAGCTCTCTGCCGCGTTGTTGACGCGCAGAATGAATTTTACGGACTGGTCTTCTGCCGCACCCGTGCAGATGCCGACCGCGTAGCCGGAGCACTTGGCGAACGCGGTTACCCTGCCGAACCTATCCACGGTGATCTTTCACAGGCCCGCCGTGAGGATATCCTCATGCGTTTCCGTAAACGCCGCTGTAAAATCCTTGTGGCTACCGATGTTGCTGCGCGTGGTATTGACGTGCCGGACCTGTCCCACGTTGTAAACTTCGCCCTGCCGCAGGACCCGCAGAGCTTTGTTCACCGTATTGGCCGTACTGGTCGCGCAGGTAAAAAAGGTGTAGCTGTTACCCTGATTTCCCCCCGCGAATTCGGCAAGCTGCGTTACATCACCAAAGTAACCCAGCTCCGTGTAGACAAAAAGCCTCTGCCGACTATCGATCAAGTTATTGATGTCAAAAAATCCCGCATGGGTGCTGAACTCAGCGAGATTGTTGAAGCAGGCAAACACCTTTCCTACCTCGACCTTGCTCACGAACTGCTCGAAGACGTTGATCCTATCGAGGCTGTTGCCGCGCTGCTCAAGCATTCACAGGGTGGTGTTCTGGACAAACGCAGCTACCGCAAGATTGATGAATGCGGCGGCCCCAACGCAGGCGGCCCACGTGGTCGTGTTCGTTTCACCGCAGGCGTAGGCCGCTCTCACGGTATGACCCCGCGCAAACTGGTAGACATGATCTGCCGCCGCGCACGCATCAATCCCGTACGCATCCAGCACGTGAAGATTCAGGGACGCCAGTCCACCTTCACCGTGCCCGCAGGTGATTCCGATAACGTAATGCGCACAGTAAACAGGGCTTCCCAGAACGAAAGACCTTTGTTGAAACGCGGCTAA
- a CDS encoding DUF4136 domain-containing protein, protein MRKLLVVFALIGMMLSGCVYVNMDVENKPVSGTDFSGLKTFAFKQKSESKKDLEAILLNTAKLELEAKGFKYDPNSPDFVVVVNFGSKAFMERGVTYKREAYEYDYISKTNSEIGVVKTADAPRVDNTVRIYLMTPEDEGLKTYLWRGKATSQDREGLDIVGKCLVKGALLKFPAASGNFREKLNVRDCK, encoded by the coding sequence GTGAGGAAGTTACTCGTTGTTTTTGCGTTGATCGGAATGATGCTTTCCGGGTGCGTATACGTTAATATGGATGTTGAGAATAAACCTGTTTCGGGCACTGATTTCAGCGGACTGAAGACATTTGCTTTTAAGCAGAAAAGCGAATCCAAGAAAGATCTTGAAGCTATTCTGCTCAATACCGCCAAGCTGGAACTTGAAGCCAAAGGTTTCAAATATGATCCCAATTCACCTGATTTTGTAGTTGTTGTTAATTTCGGTTCCAAAGCTTTCATGGAAAGAGGTGTTACCTATAAAAGGGAAGCTTACGAGTACGATTATATCAGCAAAACGAATTCTGAAATCGGTGTTGTAAAGACCGCAGATGCCCCTCGCGTGGACAATACCGTACGTATCTATTTGATGACCCCTGAAGATGAGGGTTTGAAAACCTATCTCTGGCGGGGTAAAGCCACAAGTCAGGACCGCGAAGGTCTCGATATTGTCGGTAAATGTCTGGTCAAGGGCGCTTTACTGAAGTTTCCCGCAGCCAGTGGTAATTTTCGCGAAAAATTAAATGTTAGAGATTGTAAATAA